The following coding sequences are from one Paenarthrobacter ureafaciens window:
- the fliE gene encoding flagellar hook-basal body complex protein FliE: protein MSLSPIESVQGVSGTGYVGSTKAPGSTGGGFGTALTGAVDDLQSLQSTSKELAVSAVTGNLDDIHKATLAATRAQVTFELVAAVRNKGIDAFNEIMRMQA, encoded by the coding sequence ATGTCCCTGAGTCCCATCGAGAGCGTCCAGGGCGTCAGCGGAACGGGGTATGTCGGGAGCACCAAGGCCCCCGGCAGCACCGGGGGTGGGTTCGGCACCGCACTGACCGGCGCCGTCGACGATTTGCAGTCCCTGCAGTCCACGTCAAAGGAACTTGCTGTGTCCGCGGTGACAGGCAACCTCGACGATATCCACAAGGCAACCCTCGCTGCCACGCGCGCGCAGGTGACGTTCGAGCTTGTTGCCGCGGTGCGGAACAAGGGCATTGACGCGTTCAACGAAATCATGAGGATGCAGGCCTGA
- the fliF gene encoding flagellar basal-body MS-ring/collar protein FliF, which translates to MPPAISQFFRKLGTGMQAFSPAQRTLAILGVAVIVLGGVALTAWLGKPAYSPLFSGLKDTDANSIVEQLRKDNIPYELSNGGSTILVPEDKVYDERLKAAAAGLPTAAATGYSLLDKLGVTSSEFQQSVTYKRALEGELSTTIQAMDGVKSAAVQLAIPEKSVFVATTPEATASVFVETQPGTTLSSDKVQAIVHLTSAAIENLKPTNVSVVDSQGNVLSTVGGGATGSSSKQASDYQQRTSDAVRTVLDSVVGPGNSTVAVAADVTAESAQQRSETFSPASNTPALSESTKTEKYTGTGGGAAGVLGPDNIAVPGGTSANGSYDSSDTTKNNAVNKVTEDRTIPQGAVKRQTISVAINQSAAGGVNIDSVRSLVTAAAGINTARGDVVTVEVLPFSTAAADKAAEALGSAQADAEAAKEAALMNTLIMAGSILLAAIALIVTVLIILKRRQRREPVDLGERVEYDALPEAIPTPAIAGPPTTAIELTSIQPAAPLEPTPALPLPDSDALDGELKRAQIEAMVADNPARTAEYLRGLMDERQSV; encoded by the coding sequence ATGCCACCGGCGATTTCCCAGTTCTTCCGCAAGCTTGGCACCGGCATGCAGGCGTTCAGCCCTGCCCAGCGCACACTCGCCATTCTGGGCGTGGCCGTGATTGTGCTCGGCGGCGTCGCCCTGACTGCGTGGCTGGGGAAGCCCGCCTACTCACCACTGTTTTCCGGGCTGAAGGACACCGACGCGAACAGCATCGTGGAGCAGCTCCGCAAGGACAACATCCCTTACGAGCTCAGCAACGGCGGGTCCACCATCCTGGTCCCCGAGGACAAGGTGTACGACGAGCGCTTGAAAGCGGCGGCCGCAGGATTGCCTACCGCCGCGGCCACCGGCTATTCGTTGCTGGACAAGCTGGGCGTCACTTCCTCTGAGTTCCAGCAGTCCGTCACGTATAAACGGGCCTTGGAAGGGGAACTCAGCACCACCATCCAGGCGATGGACGGCGTAAAGTCCGCGGCCGTGCAACTCGCCATCCCGGAGAAGTCGGTCTTCGTGGCCACCACCCCCGAAGCCACCGCCTCGGTGTTCGTGGAAACGCAGCCGGGCACGACCTTGTCCTCGGACAAGGTCCAGGCGATAGTGCACCTGACCTCCGCGGCGATCGAGAACTTGAAGCCAACCAACGTCTCGGTGGTCGATTCGCAAGGCAACGTCCTGTCCACAGTGGGCGGAGGAGCTACCGGGTCATCGTCCAAGCAAGCCTCGGATTACCAACAGCGCACCTCGGATGCGGTCCGGACAGTGCTGGACAGCGTAGTGGGCCCCGGGAACTCGACCGTTGCAGTGGCCGCCGATGTCACGGCCGAATCGGCCCAGCAACGCAGCGAAACATTTAGCCCTGCCAGCAACACGCCGGCACTCAGTGAGTCCACGAAGACCGAGAAATACACCGGAACGGGCGGCGGAGCAGCAGGCGTCCTGGGTCCGGACAACATTGCCGTTCCCGGCGGAACCTCGGCGAACGGCAGCTACGACTCCAGCGATACCACCAAGAACAACGCCGTCAACAAGGTCACCGAAGACCGGACCATCCCTCAGGGAGCCGTAAAAAGGCAGACCATCTCCGTTGCCATCAACCAGTCAGCTGCCGGGGGCGTGAACATCGACTCCGTCCGATCACTGGTGACCGCCGCTGCCGGCATCAATACTGCACGCGGCGACGTAGTCACAGTGGAGGTCCTGCCCTTCAGCACCGCCGCCGCAGACAAGGCCGCTGAAGCACTCGGATCTGCCCAGGCCGATGCCGAGGCAGCCAAAGAAGCAGCGCTCATGAACACACTGATCATGGCCGGCAGCATCTTGCTGGCCGCAATCGCCCTGATTGTGACCGTCTTGATTATCCTCAAGCGCCGCCAGCGCCGGGAACCGGTGGACCTCGGAGAACGCGTGGAGTACGACGCTTTGCCTGAAGCCATCCCAACCCCTGCCATAGCAGGTCCGCCCACCACGGCCATCGAACTGACATCCATCCAGCCCGCTGCACCGTTGGAGCCCACCCCCGCCCTGCCGTTGCCCGATTCGGATGCCCTCGACGGCGAACTCAAACGTGCGCAGATCGAAGCGATGGTTGCCGATAACCCGGCACGGACCGCCGAATACCTGCGCGGCCTCATGGATGAAAGGCAGTCGGTGTGA
- the fliG gene encoding flagellar motor switch protein FliG, with protein MPEAPALSGVQKVAVVLMQMTPASAAAVMAQFSESEAEDIAAEIVRLRRVPSTVADHVINEFHGLAVSGRRSARGGQEFAVGLLEASFGADKAAGFMDRLASTMAGKSFEFLEMMDPGQILALIDGELPQTIALILAHLRPGKASAVMSGLEDAQRIDVARCIATMGSASPEAVSIVAETLKVRAGAVMSQRKSNEVVGGIQPLVDIINRSDVSTERSVLDGLGSVDPDLATEVRARMLTFVDIVKLEPRDIQQILRGVSASVLAIAMKGAPQVVLETIRANMSGRNLEILESETAASGPVRASQVEEARADIVRSIRELEAAGAIVVRRGDEDDFVY; from the coding sequence CTGCCCGAAGCACCGGCCCTGAGCGGGGTCCAGAAGGTGGCTGTGGTCCTCATGCAGATGACCCCTGCCAGTGCCGCTGCAGTCATGGCCCAGTTTTCCGAATCCGAGGCAGAGGACATCGCCGCGGAAATTGTTCGTCTCCGCCGCGTTCCGTCCACCGTCGCAGATCACGTCATCAACGAGTTCCATGGACTGGCCGTCAGCGGCCGCCGTTCCGCCCGCGGGGGCCAGGAATTCGCCGTCGGACTTCTTGAAGCATCCTTCGGTGCCGACAAAGCCGCCGGCTTCATGGACCGCCTCGCCTCAACCATGGCCGGAAAGTCCTTCGAATTCCTGGAAATGATGGACCCCGGGCAGATCCTTGCCCTGATCGACGGGGAATTGCCGCAAACCATCGCGCTGATCCTGGCCCATCTCCGGCCCGGCAAAGCCTCCGCTGTCATGTCCGGTTTGGAAGATGCCCAACGCATCGATGTGGCCCGGTGCATCGCGACCATGGGCTCGGCGTCTCCCGAAGCCGTCAGCATCGTTGCCGAAACACTCAAGGTCCGAGCCGGGGCGGTGATGTCCCAACGCAAATCCAACGAGGTCGTTGGCGGCATCCAGCCGCTGGTGGATATCATCAACCGTTCCGACGTCAGCACGGAGCGCTCGGTGTTGGACGGACTCGGCAGTGTGGACCCGGACCTCGCCACCGAGGTTCGGGCGCGAATGCTCACGTTTGTGGACATCGTCAAACTGGAACCGCGCGATATCCAGCAAATTCTTCGCGGTGTCAGCGCCAGCGTTTTGGCCATCGCCATGAAGGGCGCCCCGCAAGTTGTCCTGGAAACCATCAGGGCCAACATGTCCGGCAGGAACCTGGAAATTCTCGAATCGGAAACGGCCGCATCAGGTCCTGTCCGTGCCTCGCAGGTAGAGGAAGCCCGCGCGGACATCGTCAGGTCCATCCGTGAGCTCGAAGCGGCGGGCGCTATTGTTGTCCGGCGCGGGGACGAGGACGACTTTGTCTACTGA
- a CDS encoding FliH/SctL family protein, translating into MSTEPYTRVTFPVLSSEAPATDRGFTQGHAAGYAAGMRAAAEELRRLREKQLAEQAEGLDAGRLAVARAVTVLEAAASAAQRRREATVAEIEDVLAATALELAEAILGYELAHGERTARAAVDRALKDSDGTLTTVRLHPGDLAALEASGVVLPAGVELKADAALNPGDAVAEHPQGWIDARLGSALERARQALLGSHA; encoded by the coding sequence TTGTCTACTGAGCCCTACACCCGCGTTACGTTCCCCGTCCTCAGCTCCGAGGCTCCCGCCACTGACCGCGGGTTCACCCAGGGCCACGCGGCCGGATACGCAGCGGGCATGCGCGCAGCGGCAGAAGAGCTACGCCGCTTGCGGGAAAAGCAGCTGGCTGAGCAGGCGGAAGGGCTCGACGCCGGCCGCTTGGCTGTTGCGCGTGCCGTCACCGTGCTGGAGGCAGCAGCTTCGGCCGCGCAGCGCCGCAGGGAGGCAACGGTTGCCGAGATCGAGGACGTGCTCGCCGCCACTGCCCTGGAGCTCGCCGAGGCCATTCTTGGCTACGAACTGGCGCACGGTGAACGGACGGCCCGGGCTGCAGTGGACCGGGCGCTCAAGGACTCCGACGGAACCCTCACCACGGTTCGCCTGCACCCGGGAGACCTGGCCGCCTTGGAGGCTTCCGGCGTCGTGCTCCCCGCCGGTGTTGAGCTCAAGGCCGACGCCGCGCTCAACCCGGGCGACGCCGTCGCCGAACACCCTCAAGGGTGGATTGACGCGCGGTTGGGCTCAGCATTGGAGCGTGCCCGGCAGGCGTTGCTTGGAAGCCACGCATGA
- a CDS encoding FliI/YscN family ATPase has product MKGLAAAVAAAAPQRVGTVTSVLGLGLEVAGLDCAVGELLTVGSGAEALDAEVVASVLGGVRCMPLGRLTGIAAGAPARASGRPVMVPTGAGLFGRVLDGMGRPLDGKGPLDCSHFVPLDQEAPNPMLRARIDTPLQTGVRLLDTLTTLGRGQRIGLFAGSGVGKSSLLSMVARGTDAQVSVIALVGERGREVREFLEDDLGPEGLARSVVVVATSDEPALMRLRAAVTATRIAESFRESGQDVVLMMDSLTRVAMAQREIGLSAGEPPATRGYPPSTFSVLARLLERAGTAETGSITGIYTVLVDGDDHNEPIADAARSILDGHVVLDRKLAVTGHFPSVDVLGSVSRVASKVTDPVHTACAVQLRRVLAARRAAQDLIDVGAYRRGSNPLVDAALDNEAAINQFLRQGMGEPSAMAESWAWLSRLSTRFDVEGAA; this is encoded by the coding sequence ATGAAGGGCCTCGCAGCCGCCGTGGCCGCCGCCGCTCCGCAACGGGTGGGCACCGTGACCTCCGTCCTCGGGCTGGGACTCGAGGTAGCGGGGCTGGATTGCGCGGTGGGCGAGTTGCTGACCGTGGGATCCGGCGCGGAAGCGCTCGACGCCGAGGTGGTGGCGTCGGTACTCGGGGGAGTGCGGTGCATGCCCCTGGGCCGGCTCACGGGTATTGCCGCGGGGGCGCCGGCACGCGCATCCGGACGTCCCGTGATGGTACCCACCGGGGCCGGTCTGTTCGGACGTGTGCTGGACGGGATGGGGCGGCCCCTTGATGGCAAGGGGCCGCTGGACTGTTCACACTTTGTGCCGCTGGACCAGGAAGCGCCGAACCCCATGCTCCGTGCGCGCATCGACACACCCCTTCAGACAGGGGTCCGGTTGCTGGACACCCTGACCACCCTCGGCCGGGGCCAGCGAATCGGCCTTTTTGCCGGCTCCGGGGTGGGCAAGTCCTCGCTGCTGTCCATGGTGGCCCGCGGCACCGACGCCCAAGTTTCCGTGATCGCGCTGGTGGGCGAACGTGGCCGCGAAGTACGCGAGTTCCTTGAGGACGATCTTGGTCCCGAAGGCTTGGCCAGATCCGTGGTGGTGGTTGCCACCTCGGACGAACCGGCCCTGATGCGCCTCCGCGCAGCCGTCACCGCAACACGGATCGCGGAGTCATTCCGTGAATCCGGACAGGACGTAGTCCTCATGATGGACTCCCTGACCCGTGTAGCCATGGCTCAACGCGAAATCGGCCTCTCCGCAGGTGAACCGCCCGCAACACGGGGCTACCCGCCGTCGACCTTTTCTGTTTTAGCCAGGCTCCTGGAACGGGCCGGAACCGCCGAAACCGGCTCCATCACGGGTATCTACACAGTCCTGGTGGACGGCGATGACCACAACGAACCCATTGCCGATGCCGCACGCTCCATCCTGGACGGGCACGTGGTCCTGGACCGGAAGCTCGCCGTGACAGGCCACTTTCCGTCCGTCGATGTTCTCGGATCCGTGTCCCGGGTGGCCTCGAAAGTAACAGACCCCGTCCATACCGCGTGCGCCGTGCAGTTGCGGAGGGTACTGGCTGCCCGCCGTGCAGCCCAGGACCTGATCGACGTCGGCGCATACCGCCGGGGGAGCAACCCGTTGGTGGACGCCGCCTTGGACAACGAGGCTGCCATCAACCAGTTCCTGCGCCAGGGCATGGGCGAGCCCTCCGCTATGGCCGAATCGTGGGCCTGGCTTTCCAGACTGTCCACCCGCTTTGACGTGGAAGGAGCCGCGTGA
- a CDS encoding flagellar FliJ family protein: MNRQFSLAGLLRLRQAEQKTAETGLASANARSSSVRARRAEARAALAESAGTAGDSATLLAIAAARASSQSMLAELDALAAVAAEEAAAAQAEYTEARRRAVGLEKLENRHDAAFAASELLAEQGALDEIASAAWHRKAGS; the protein is encoded by the coding sequence GTGAACCGACAGTTCTCCCTCGCAGGATTGCTGAGGCTGCGACAGGCCGAGCAAAAAACCGCCGAAACGGGGCTGGCTTCAGCCAATGCCCGTTCCTCCTCCGTCCGTGCCCGACGCGCCGAGGCCCGCGCCGCCCTCGCGGAGTCGGCCGGAACCGCCGGAGATTCCGCTACCTTGCTGGCCATCGCGGCTGCCCGGGCATCCTCGCAGAGCATGCTCGCAGAGCTTGATGCGTTGGCAGCCGTTGCCGCTGAGGAGGCTGCCGCCGCGCAGGCTGAGTACACAGAGGCGCGGCGCCGCGCGGTCGGCCTCGAGAAACTGGAGAACCGGCACGATGCAGCTTTCGCTGCTTCCGAACTCCTCGCCGAACAGGGCGCCCTGGATGAGATTGCCTCAGCGGCATGGCACAGGAAGGCCGGCTCATGA
- a CDS encoding C40 family peptidase has product MSMVEALGRIQSIEASLQQLAERPVPASSGPVTPVSSSSFASALNSALGTADASAPADMSRMLAAVGSTTSATAPAAPVATGGGATGDAVVAAAKKYIGVPYVWGGTNPAVGMDCSGFVQRVFKDLGVDLPRVVSDQMHKGSPVPSLAEARAGDLLVSYGGEHISIYLGNGKAIDAPVPGQTIQIRDAWEKYSNLTSIRRIVPSGGD; this is encoded by the coding sequence ATGAGCATGGTTGAGGCGCTGGGCAGGATCCAGAGCATCGAAGCATCGCTGCAGCAGTTGGCTGAGCGGCCTGTTCCTGCCTCCTCTGGTCCGGTCACGCCCGTTTCTTCTTCCTCCTTCGCCTCGGCATTGAATTCGGCCCTGGGAACTGCCGACGCTTCCGCCCCTGCGGATATGTCCCGGATGCTCGCCGCCGTAGGTAGTACGACGTCGGCAACGGCCCCCGCCGCACCCGTTGCCACGGGCGGGGGAGCCACAGGGGACGCCGTGGTTGCTGCAGCCAAGAAGTACATCGGAGTGCCGTACGTGTGGGGAGGGACCAACCCGGCCGTCGGCATGGACTGCTCAGGATTCGTGCAGCGCGTGTTTAAGGACCTGGGTGTTGACTTGCCCCGCGTGGTGAGCGACCAAATGCACAAAGGCAGTCCCGTACCCTCGCTCGCTGAAGCCAGGGCCGGGGATCTCCTGGTGAGCTATGGCGGCGAGCACATTTCCATCTATCTGGGCAATGGCAAGGCCATTGATGCTCCTGTGCCGGGCCAGACTATCCAGATCCGGGATGCGTGGGAGAAGTATTCCAACCTGACCTCCATCCGCCGGATTGTTCCGTCCGGGGGTGACTGA
- a CDS encoding flagellar hook-length control protein FliK, with product MALGSVVAGGSSVAMSLPAAEGAGGPGAFGDILERLLGPADADGTELSDDGSVASAQDLQARFVGSLRSVPGARHTPQRGIEVEGTPVPGTPLSGVADVSSQPPLDDSLPVRRFLPSSGQRSVEAGSSAVIPVPHAASSSGLGVGGGVPVASVEGRPAGSHGEMRDMARFVGSLRSVPSARHDPQRGIESEGVPGQAATATPAAVVHHAQVQPQAQPAQLQPAPTQSATQHQATNQPLAHQLTQPLFTLATAKPGEHVMTLRVSPEDLGPLTVRAHIDGGGVRIELFAAGDAGREAVRHVLPELRRGLEEMGASLSLSSDDSPQTDRRPHDNSQGQHHPHDNPRHVPTGEGPASGNTELRAPVPQGPREPALDASRNRGPQQTRLDVLV from the coding sequence TTGGCCCTTGGTTCCGTTGTTGCAGGGGGTTCGTCGGTGGCAATGAGCCTCCCCGCTGCCGAAGGAGCGGGAGGTCCGGGGGCTTTTGGCGACATCCTCGAGCGGTTGCTCGGCCCCGCCGATGCGGACGGTACGGAGTTGTCCGACGACGGATCCGTGGCTTCGGCTCAGGACCTGCAAGCCCGATTCGTGGGTTCGCTGCGTAGTGTGCCGGGCGCACGGCACACCCCGCAGCGAGGCATCGAAGTGGAGGGGACTCCTGTGCCCGGGACCCCCTTGTCCGGAGTAGCTGACGTCTCAAGCCAGCCTCCTTTGGACGACTCCCTGCCTGTTAGACGGTTCCTGCCGTCCAGTGGGCAGCGATCCGTCGAAGCAGGGAGTTCTGCGGTGATTCCTGTGCCGCATGCCGCTTCGTCGTCAGGGCTGGGAGTGGGCGGTGGGGTACCCGTTGCTTCGGTGGAGGGTAGGCCGGCGGGGAGTCACGGCGAGATGCGGGACATGGCCCGATTCGTGGGTTCGCTGCGCAGTGTGCCGAGCGCACGGCATGACCCGCAGCGAGGCATCGAATCGGAGGGAGTTCCAGGGCAGGCAGCGACCGCGACGCCCGCCGCCGTCGTTCATCACGCGCAGGTGCAGCCGCAGGCGCAACCCGCCCAGCTCCAACCGGCGCCGACCCAATCCGCAACCCAGCACCAAGCAACGAACCAGCCCCTTGCGCACCAGCTCACCCAACCCCTGTTCACGCTGGCCACGGCCAAGCCAGGCGAGCACGTCATGACGCTGAGGGTGTCGCCGGAGGACCTGGGCCCGCTGACTGTGCGGGCGCACATCGACGGCGGGGGTGTGAGGATCGAACTGTTCGCCGCGGGTGATGCGGGACGTGAAGCTGTGCGCCACGTGCTCCCTGAGCTGAGGCGGGGGCTGGAGGAGATGGGAGCGAGCCTGAGCCTGTCGTCGGATGACAGCCCCCAGACGGACCGCCGTCCCCACGACAACTCCCAGGGGCAACATCATCCCCATGACAACCCCCGCCATGTCCCGACCGGTGAAGGGCCAGCCAGTGGAAATACAGAACTCCGGGCTCCGGTCCCGCAGGGCCCACGAGAGCCGGCCCTGGATGCTTCCCGCAATCGTGGACCACAACAAACCCGCCTCGACGTCCTCGTCTGA
- a CDS encoding flagellar hook assembly protein FlgD yields the protein MTIQAIPGAAQASPGQTVRKPVQTMDSEVFMQLLVTQLRYQDPSAPMDTNQMMSQSVQLSMMEKMTELTAGSKESFSLQMRTAAAQIIGTTVDYALADGTKGSGTATSVSFAEGIPLVSIGDRKVPLDSITGITTGPSAA from the coding sequence GTGACCATCCAAGCCATACCCGGCGCGGCCCAAGCCAGCCCAGGCCAAACCGTACGCAAGCCCGTCCAGACCATGGATTCCGAGGTCTTCATGCAACTGCTCGTGACGCAGTTGAGGTATCAGGATCCCAGCGCGCCCATGGACACCAACCAGATGATGAGCCAGTCGGTGCAGCTGTCCATGATGGAGAAGATGACGGAACTTACTGCCGGTTCCAAGGAGAGCTTCTCGTTGCAGATGCGCACGGCTGCTGCCCAGATCATCGGAACCACCGTGGATTACGCGCTCGCCGACGGAACCAAGGGCTCCGGCACGGCCACGTCCGTGTCCTTTGCCGAGGGCATCCCACTGGTCAGCATCGGCGACAGGAAAGTCCCGCTGGACAGCATCACAGGCATTACCACCGGACCATCAGCCGCGTAA
- a CDS encoding flagellar hook protein FlgE: MLRSLYSGISGLRAHQTMLDVTGNNIANVNTTGFKSSSAQFQDTLSQMAQGAAAPQGDSGGSNPAQVGLGVRVAGVSTNFGQGSSQSTGRGTDLMISGEGFFVTEKGTRQFYTRAGNFQLDAGGRLVSPDGGILQGWSATNGAVNLGAATGPITLAPNATAAAVATTRAALAGNLPSDAAVGTAVERQIRVFDGNGAERALNITFSRTNTGWSVAGADANGANGSGALTFANGTLTSGGTLNVGGITVDLGAVTGFAQMDTVTVTGQNGAEAGKLESFTLAADGSVVGAFSNGSTQVLAQVALAKFTNAEGLEKAGGSTYVATANSGAAQLGVPGDAGLGSLSSGSLEMSNVDLSQEFTNLIVAQRGFQANARIITTSDEVLQELGNLKR; this comes from the coding sequence ATGCTCCGTTCGCTGTACTCCGGAATTTCCGGCCTCCGTGCCCACCAGACCATGCTCGACGTCACCGGCAACAACATCGCCAACGTCAACACCACGGGGTTCAAGTCTTCCTCGGCCCAGTTCCAGGACACCCTTTCACAGATGGCCCAGGGCGCGGCTGCTCCACAGGGGGACAGCGGTGGCTCCAATCCTGCCCAGGTGGGGCTCGGCGTCAGGGTTGCCGGCGTAAGCACCAACTTCGGCCAGGGTTCATCGCAGAGCACCGGCCGCGGCACCGACCTGATGATTTCGGGCGAGGGTTTCTTCGTCACGGAGAAAGGGACCCGGCAGTTCTACACGCGTGCGGGCAACTTCCAGCTCGACGCCGGGGGCCGCTTGGTGAGTCCCGACGGCGGCATCCTCCAAGGCTGGTCCGCCACCAACGGAGCGGTGAACCTGGGCGCTGCCACGGGGCCCATTACCCTGGCTCCGAACGCTACCGCTGCGGCTGTGGCAACAACCCGCGCAGCGCTTGCTGGAAACCTGCCATCTGATGCAGCCGTGGGTACCGCTGTGGAGCGCCAGATCAGGGTGTTCGACGGCAACGGGGCAGAACGGGCGCTCAACATCACCTTCAGCCGCACGAACACCGGGTGGAGCGTAGCCGGAGCGGACGCCAACGGAGCCAACGGCTCGGGCGCGCTCACGTTCGCGAATGGAACACTGACCTCGGGCGGAACACTCAACGTTGGCGGGATTACCGTGGACCTTGGCGCCGTCACCGGCTTCGCTCAGATGGACACGGTCACCGTCACCGGCCAGAACGGTGCCGAAGCGGGAAAGCTGGAGTCCTTCACCCTGGCCGCTGACGGCTCTGTGGTGGGCGCGTTCAGCAACGGCAGCACCCAGGTCCTCGCCCAGGTGGCCCTTGCCAAGTTCACCAATGCCGAGGGCCTGGAGAAGGCCGGCGGCTCAACGTACGTCGCAACGGCCAACTCGGGGGCTGCACAGCTCGGCGTCCCGGGTGATGCGGGACTGGGTTCGCTGAGCTCCGGTTCCCTCGAGATGTCCAACGTGGATCTGTCCCAGGAATTCACCAACCTGATCGTGGCCCAGCGCGGCTTCCAAGCGAATGCCCGCATCATCACCACCTCGGATGAGGTCCTGCAGGAACTGGGCAACCTCAAGCGCTGA
- a CDS encoding type II toxin-antitoxin system HipA family toxin produces the protein MSPRNTSLEVLLHGRHIGVLTGSGLRMSFRYDPDVIAEYGAASILLSLSLPIDRKKIDGPAVYNYFDGLLPEGQVRSHIAAQNGLSTPDVLGLLAILGADCAGAVQALPSGMTPDAPVDSQLMSADEVVRVVEALPTWDLPEDFAITASLGGIQSKVLLSRRGNGWAWPARGTVSTHIIKPEPLDSPVPHLIAAEDWALKVAAAAGLPAAKAHVETFGSREAIVVTRYDRTPDGDRLHQEDFTQALALASTSKYETSTAPPSRLTQLAKAAGPHTRDDREFRRTLLRSVTFNLVIGNGDAHSKNYSMLIRDGGELELAPLYDLAPTLLLYAPSNNAGHVVGGQSRLNHLTLEHVVREGVAWGMEAGDAQATAIAVLESVERAAATVPAREEIGFLGELVTARAGDLLNGGTARRAIAGQAPVTP, from the coding sequence GTGAGCCCGCGGAACACGAGCCTGGAAGTACTCCTGCACGGAAGGCACATCGGCGTCCTCACCGGGTCTGGCCTGAGGATGTCATTCCGCTACGATCCGGACGTCATTGCCGAGTACGGCGCCGCCTCTATTCTGCTTTCATTGTCGCTGCCGATAGACCGCAAGAAGATCGACGGGCCCGCGGTATACAACTACTTTGACGGGCTCTTGCCGGAGGGGCAGGTCCGTTCGCATATCGCTGCGCAGAACGGATTGTCGACCCCGGACGTCCTGGGGCTGCTCGCCATTCTGGGTGCCGATTGCGCCGGTGCAGTCCAAGCACTCCCATCGGGTATGACCCCGGACGCCCCCGTTGACTCCCAACTGATGTCCGCCGATGAGGTCGTCCGCGTCGTTGAGGCACTGCCTACTTGGGACCTGCCCGAAGACTTCGCGATCACCGCTTCGCTGGGAGGTATTCAGTCCAAGGTGCTGCTGAGCCGGCGCGGGAACGGCTGGGCATGGCCGGCCCGCGGGACCGTATCCACCCACATCATCAAGCCGGAACCGCTGGATTCCCCTGTTCCGCATCTGATAGCCGCCGAGGACTGGGCTTTGAAGGTTGCGGCTGCGGCGGGCTTGCCGGCCGCAAAGGCTCATGTGGAGACGTTCGGATCCCGCGAGGCAATCGTCGTAACCCGGTACGACCGCACTCCGGACGGCGATCGGCTGCACCAGGAAGATTTCACCCAGGCGTTGGCCCTGGCCAGCACCTCCAAGTACGAAACCTCCACCGCACCGCCGTCCCGACTGACCCAGCTCGCGAAGGCTGCGGGACCGCACACCCGCGACGACCGGGAATTCCGGCGCACGCTGCTGCGGTCCGTTACTTTCAATCTCGTAATCGGCAATGGGGACGCGCACTCCAAGAACTATTCGATGCTCATCAGGGATGGAGGCGAACTGGAGCTGGCCCCGCTGTACGACCTTGCCCCCACTTTGCTCCTCTATGCCCCGAGCAATAACGCGGGCCACGTTGTGGGTGGTCAGTCCAGGCTCAACCACCTCACGTTGGAGCATGTGGTACGCGAAGGTGTGGCGTGGGGCATGGAGGCGGGAGATGCGCAGGCGACGGCGATCGCCGTGCTGGAGTCGGTCGAAAGAGCTGCTGCCACGGTGCCCGCCCGGGAAGAGATCGGGTTCCTGGGAGAACTCGTTACAGCACGAGCCGGTGACTTGCTAAACGGCGGAACGGCCCGCCGCGCCATTGCCGGCCAAGCGCCGGTCACCCCCTGA
- a CDS encoding helix-turn-helix transcriptional regulator gives MSQTPFYRAVDAASLGRAISGARREAGITQQELADRLGTARRTIVRLEHGEAVSVVLAMEAIRVLGRDVALVPRFSKLQVKP, from the coding sequence ATGTCGCAAACTCCGTTTTACCGGGCCGTTGATGCCGCCTCGCTGGGGCGGGCTATCAGCGGTGCCCGAAGGGAGGCGGGCATTACCCAGCAGGAGCTTGCGGATCGTCTGGGAACTGCGCGGCGCACCATTGTGAGGCTTGAGCACGGCGAAGCAGTCTCGGTCGTCCTCGCTATGGAAGCCATCCGCGTACTGGGCCGCGATGTCGCTTTGGTCCCCCGGTTCTCGAAGCTGCAGGTTAAGCCGTGA
- a CDS encoding flagellar FlbD family protein: protein MIVVTRLNGTRFAVNPDILERIHESPDTHLVTLDGAAYVVRESLVEVVELIAEYRATVLRRAQDLPRVTGYPLSLVPPPKADDADESDEAEEPEHPNHPRNGR from the coding sequence ATGATCGTCGTGACCCGCCTCAACGGCACCCGCTTCGCCGTGAATCCGGACATTCTTGAACGGATCCACGAGAGTCCGGACACTCATTTGGTGACTCTCGACGGCGCCGCCTACGTTGTGCGGGAATCGCTGGTCGAAGTGGTGGAGCTGATCGCGGAATACCGGGCGACCGTGCTGCGCCGGGCGCAGGACCTTCCGCGGGTGACAGGCTACCCGTTGAGCCTGGTGCCGCCGCCCAAAGCGGACGACGCGGACGAGTCGGACGAAGCAGAAGAACCGGAACACCCCAACCACCCCCGAAACGGAAGGTAG